One genomic segment of Streptomyces sp. RerS4 includes these proteins:
- a CDS encoding NUDIX hydrolase, whose product MPDSLSSSAPDDGRDDGRDAGRDERVRAYYAAQTSPLVAATGIVMDTEGRVLVLATSYKEDLELPGGTVEDTETPEAGLARELEEELSLTVPVGRLLAVDSCRPGRLGRSLVAHVHLVGPLTADRARSLAFADGEITQAYWLTPEEAQRRLPARPAARLRAGLAALRLGSFAHLVDGVPQPGSPAGFDPADRAALEHAGGFDEAGHRAARPKALIAANVVFTDEAGRVLLVEPGYGTPGRRLLPGGGVDSDLGETPRSGAAREVREELGLDLPPGRLLAVNWSHRDGHPARIRFLYDGGVLDAATLGRIRLPEGELLSWCTAEPGELRGLVKPLLRRQIKACLKALAKGTGPLELHEGRPVKPA is encoded by the coding sequence GTGCCCGACAGCCTTTCCTCCTCCGCGCCCGACGACGGGCGTGACGACGGGCGCGATGCCGGGCGCGACGAGAGGGTGCGCGCGTATTACGCGGCCCAGACCTCCCCGCTGGTCGCCGCGACCGGGATCGTCATGGACACCGAGGGGCGGGTCCTCGTCCTGGCCACCTCCTACAAGGAGGACCTGGAACTGCCCGGCGGCACCGTGGAGGACACCGAGACGCCGGAGGCGGGCCTGGCCCGGGAGCTGGAGGAGGAGCTGAGCCTCACCGTGCCCGTGGGCCGGCTGCTCGCCGTCGACTCCTGTCGGCCCGGTCGGCTCGGGCGCTCGCTCGTGGCGCACGTCCACCTCGTGGGCCCGCTCACCGCCGATCGGGCCCGGTCGCTCGCCTTCGCGGACGGTGAGATCACCCAGGCGTACTGGCTCACCCCGGAGGAGGCACAGCGGCGGCTGCCCGCCCGGCCCGCCGCACGGTTGCGGGCGGGACTGGCCGCGCTGCGCCTGGGCTCCTTCGCGCACCTGGTGGACGGCGTGCCCCAGCCGGGCTCTCCCGCCGGTTTCGACCCGGCGGACCGGGCGGCTCTGGAGCACGCGGGCGGGTTCGACGAGGCCGGGCACCGCGCCGCCCGGCCGAAGGCCCTGATCGCCGCGAACGTGGTGTTCACCGACGAGGCCGGCCGCGTCCTGCTGGTCGAGCCGGGCTACGGCACGCCCGGACGCCGGCTGCTGCCGGGCGGCGGCGTCGACAGCGACCTCGGCGAGACCCCCAGGTCCGGCGCGGCGCGCGAGGTCCGCGAGGAACTGGGCCTGGACCTGCCCCCCGGCCGGCTCCTGGCCGTCAACTGGTCCCACCGCGACGGCCATCCGGCGCGGATCCGGTTCCTCTACGACGGCGGGGTCCTCGACGCGGCCACCCTGGGCCGGATCCGCCTCCCCGAAGGCGAACTGCTGAGCTGGTGCACGGCGGAGCCCGGGGAACTGCGCGGACTGGTCAAACCCCTGCTGCGGCGGCAGATCAAGGCCTGCCTCAAGGCCCTCGCCAAGGGCACCGGGCCCCTGGAACTGCACGAGGGCCGCCCGGTCAAGCCGGCCTGA
- the corA gene encoding magnesium/cobalt transporter CorA: MFSNLRRAVRRGYRRAVDLSHPARSPLGSAVVNCVVYVDGARQDGCSEVEEALRRVRKAGEGFVWIGLHEPTQAELAGLAALFGLHPLAVEDAVNAHQRPKVERYDDTLFAVFKTVRYVEHDELTATSEVVETGELMAFVGTDFVITIRHGGQGTLGPVRETLEAEPDQLAQGPAAVLHAMADHVVDDYVAVTDAVQSDLDAVETAVFSEHGGRGDAGRIYQLKRELLELRRAVAPLDRPLQHLATQPIPVVPPQVRAYFRDVADHLTRATEQITAYDALLDSILQAHLAQVTVAQNEDMRKITAWAAIVAVPTMVCGVYGMNFEHMPELRWQYGYPTVLAVMAVACFAIHRGFRRNGWL, encoded by the coding sequence ATGTTCAGCAACCTGCGCCGCGCCGTGAGGCGTGGCTACCGACGGGCCGTCGACCTCAGTCACCCGGCCCGCTCCCCCCTCGGCAGCGCCGTCGTCAACTGCGTCGTCTACGTGGACGGCGCCCGCCAGGACGGCTGCTCGGAGGTGGAGGAGGCCCTGCGCCGGGTCCGCAAGGCGGGCGAGGGCTTCGTCTGGATCGGTCTGCACGAGCCCACGCAGGCGGAACTCGCGGGCCTGGCGGCCCTGTTCGGACTGCATCCCCTGGCCGTCGAGGACGCCGTCAACGCCCATCAGCGGCCGAAGGTGGAGCGCTACGACGACACCCTCTTCGCCGTCTTCAAGACCGTCCGCTACGTCGAGCACGACGAGTTGACGGCGACCAGCGAGGTCGTCGAGACCGGCGAGCTGATGGCCTTCGTCGGCACGGACTTCGTGATCACCATCCGGCACGGCGGACAGGGCACCCTCGGCCCCGTCCGCGAGACCCTGGAGGCCGAGCCGGACCAGCTGGCGCAGGGCCCGGCCGCCGTGCTGCACGCCATGGCGGACCACGTCGTCGACGACTACGTCGCCGTGACGGACGCCGTGCAGAGCGATCTGGACGCTGTCGAGACGGCCGTGTTCAGTGAGCACGGCGGCCGGGGCGACGCCGGCCGCATCTACCAGCTCAAGCGCGAACTCCTCGAACTGCGGCGGGCGGTCGCCCCGCTCGACCGACCGCTCCAGCACCTGGCCACGCAGCCGATACCGGTCGTCCCGCCGCAGGTCCGCGCCTACTTCCGCGACGTGGCCGACCACCTGACCCGGGCCACCGAGCAGATCACGGCCTACGACGCCCTGCTCGACTCCATCCTCCAGGCCCATCTCGCGCAGGTGACCGTCGCTCAGAACGAGGACATGCGCAAGATCACGGCCTGGGCGGCCATCGTCGCCGTCCCGACCATGGTCTGCGGGGTGTACGGCATGAACTTCGAGCACATGCCGGAACTGCGCTGGCAGTACGGCTATCCGACCGTCCTCGCCGTCATGGCCGTCGCCTGCTTCGCCATCCACCGGGGCTTCCGGCGCAACGGCTGGCTCTGA
- a CDS encoding LysE/ArgO family amino acid transporter yields MTHGITTAALAGFGTGLSLIVAIGAQNAFVLRQGARRHAVLPVVAICALSDALLIALGVAGVGAFVTAWPAALTAVALAGGGFLICYGILAARRVLRPTPGAALTTGGAAAGSVRGAVLTCLAMTWLNPHVYLDTVLLVGSLAADRGDLRWAFGIGAGLASLIWFAGLGYGARLLSGPLARPGAWRVLDGLVAATMVTLGGMLLVRA; encoded by the coding sequence ATGACTCACGGCATCACCACAGCGGCCCTGGCGGGCTTCGGCACCGGCCTGTCCCTCATCGTCGCCATCGGCGCGCAGAACGCCTTCGTCCTGCGGCAGGGCGCGCGCCGCCACGCCGTCCTCCCGGTCGTCGCCATCTGCGCGCTGTCCGACGCGCTCCTCATCGCCCTCGGCGTGGCCGGCGTCGGCGCCTTCGTCACCGCCTGGCCCGCCGCCCTGACCGCCGTCGCCCTCGCCGGCGGCGGCTTCCTGATCTGCTACGGGATCCTCGCGGCCCGCCGCGTCCTGCGCCCCACCCCCGGCGCGGCCCTCACCACCGGGGGCGCGGCGGCCGGCTCCGTGCGCGGGGCGGTGCTGACCTGCCTGGCGATGACCTGGCTCAACCCGCACGTGTACCTGGACACCGTGCTGCTCGTCGGCTCCCTGGCCGCCGACCGGGGCGACCTGCGCTGGGCGTTCGGCATCGGCGCCGGCCTGGCCAGCCTGATCTGGTTCGCCGGCCTCGGATACGGAGCCCGCCTGCTGAGCGGTCCGCTCGCGCGGCCCGGCGCCTGGCGGGTGCTGGACGGGCTGGTCGCCGCGACGATGGTCACCCTGGGCGGCATGCTCCTCGTACGGGCCTGA
- a CDS encoding glyceraldehyde-3-phosphate dehydrogenase, producing MTVNEDSFTNWKNREEIAESMIPIIGKLHRERDVTILLHSRSLVNKSVVSILKTHRFARQIDGEELSVTETMPFLQALTTLDLGPSQIDIGMLAATYKSDDRGLSVERFTAEAVAGATGENKIERGDGRDVVLYGFGRIGRLVARLLIEKAGSGNGLRLRAIVVRQGGDQDIVKRASLLRRDSIHGQFQGTITVDEATNTILANGNAIKVIYANDPSEVDYTAYGIKDAILIDNTGKWRDREGLSKHLRPGIDKVVLTAPGKGDVPNIVHGVNHDTIKPDERILSCASCTTNAIVPPLKAMDDEYGVLRGHVETVHSFTNDQNLLDNYHKADRRGRSAPLNMVITETGAASAVAKALPDLKAPITGSSIRVPVPDVSIAILSLRLGRETTREEVLDHLRDVSLHSPLKRQIDFTTAPDAVSMDFVGSRHASIIDAGATKVDGDNAILYLWYDNEFGYSCQVIRVVQTVSGVEYPTYPAPQV from the coding sequence GTGACTGTCAACGAGGACTCGTTCACCAACTGGAAGAACCGCGAAGAGATCGCGGAATCCATGATCCCCATCATCGGGAAGCTGCACCGGGAGCGTGACGTCACGATCCTGCTCCACAGCCGCTCCCTGGTGAACAAGTCAGTGGTCAGCATCCTCAAGACCCACCGATTCGCCCGGCAGATCGACGGCGAGGAGCTCTCGGTCACCGAGACGATGCCGTTCCTGCAGGCGCTCACCACCCTCGATCTCGGCCCCTCGCAGATCGACATCGGCATGCTCGCCGCGACGTACAAGAGCGACGACCGCGGTCTGTCGGTGGAGCGGTTCACCGCCGAGGCCGTCGCCGGCGCCACCGGCGAGAACAAGATCGAGCGCGGCGACGGCCGCGACGTCGTCCTCTACGGCTTCGGCCGCATCGGCCGCCTCGTCGCCCGCCTGCTCATCGAGAAGGCCGGCTCCGGCAACGGCCTGCGCCTGCGCGCCATCGTCGTCCGCCAGGGCGGCGACCAGGACATCGTCAAGCGCGCCTCGCTGCTGCGCCGCGACTCGATCCACGGCCAGTTCCAGGGCACCATCACCGTGGACGAGGCGACGAACACGATCCTCGCCAACGGCAACGCGATCAAGGTGATCTACGCGAACGACCCCTCCGAGGTCGACTACACCGCGTACGGCATCAAGGACGCCATCCTCATCGACAACACGGGCAAGTGGCGCGACCGCGAGGGTCTGTCCAAGCACCTGCGCCCCGGCATCGACAAGGTCGTCCTGACCGCGCCCGGCAAGGGCGACGTCCCGAACATCGTGCACGGCGTCAACCACGACACGATCAAGCCGGACGAGCGGATCCTGTCCTGCGCCTCCTGCACCACCAACGCGATCGTCCCGCCGCTGAAGGCGATGGACGACGAGTACGGCGTCCTGCGTGGCCACGTCGAGACCGTCCACTCGTTCACGAACGACCAGAACCTGCTGGACAACTACCACAAGGCCGACCGTCGCGGCCGCTCCGCGCCGCTCAACATGGTCATCACCGAGACCGGTGCCGCGTCCGCCGTCGCCAAGGCGCTGCCGGACCTGAAGGCGCCGATCACCGGCAGCTCGATCCGCGTCCCCGTCCCGGACGTCTCGATCGCGATCCTCAGCCTGCGCCTGGGCCGCGAGACCACCCGCGAGGAGGTCCTCGACCACCTCCGCGACGTCTCGCTGCACTCGCCGCTCAAGCGCCAGATCGACTTCACCACCGCGCCCGACGCGGTCTCCATGGACTTCGTCGGCTCGCGCCACGCCTCGATCATCGACGCCGGCGCCACCAAGGTGGACGGCGACAACGCGATCCTCTACCTCTGGTACGACAACGAGTTCGGCTACTCCTGCCAGGTCATCCGCGTCGTCCAGACCGTGTCCGGGGTGGAGTACCCGACCTACCCGGCCCCGCAGGTCTGA
- a CDS encoding LysR family transcriptional regulator ArgP encodes MEDLPLDQVRTLLAVVDEGTFDAAAALLHVTPSAVSQRVKALEQRTGRVLLMRSKPVRPTESGQVVIRFARQLARLERDARAELGMSDDLGPVRLPLAVNADSLATWFLPALTRVPQESPVCFELHREDEGHTTALLREGQVMAAVTSSPDPVAGCTVRALGLSRYLAVASPAFADRHFPPGVEPDARRLWEAPVIVFDRRDELQDAFVRRLSGGVAGAGPVRHLVPTSEGFRDAVAAGLGWGLVPEPQAEPLLRAGALVALAPGRPMDVPLYWQQWKLDSPALATAARVIAEVAMEELHPMPAGRPDPRPAPSAPGTRR; translated from the coding sequence ATGGAAGATCTTCCCCTGGACCAGGTGCGGACGCTGCTCGCCGTCGTCGACGAGGGCACCTTCGACGCCGCCGCCGCGCTCCTGCACGTCACCCCCTCCGCCGTGAGTCAACGCGTGAAGGCCCTGGAACAGCGCACCGGCAGGGTGCTGCTGATGCGCTCCAAGCCGGTACGCCCCACCGAGTCCGGTCAGGTGGTGATCCGTTTCGCCCGCCAGCTCGCCCGGCTGGAGCGGGACGCGCGGGCCGAGTTGGGCATGTCCGACGACCTGGGCCCGGTCCGGCTGCCGCTCGCGGTCAACGCGGACTCCCTCGCCACCTGGTTCCTGCCGGCGTTGACCCGGGTGCCGCAGGAGTCGCCGGTCTGCTTCGAGCTGCACCGGGAGGACGAGGGCCACACGACCGCGCTGCTGCGGGAGGGGCAGGTGATGGCCGCCGTCACCTCCTCCCCGGACCCGGTGGCGGGCTGCACGGTGCGGGCGCTGGGGCTGTCGCGGTACCTGGCGGTGGCCAGTCCCGCCTTCGCCGACCGGCATTTCCCGCCGGGCGTGGAGCCGGACGCGCGGCGGCTGTGGGAGGCGCCGGTGATCGTGTTCGACCGGCGTGACGAGCTCCAGGACGCGTTCGTGCGCCGGCTGTCCGGCGGTGTCGCGGGGGCCGGGCCCGTACGCCACCTGGTGCCGACCTCGGAGGGCTTCCGGGACGCCGTGGCCGCCGGGCTGGGCTGGGGGCTGGTGCCCGAGCCGCAGGCGGAGCCGTTGCTGCGGGCCGGGGCGCTGGTGGCGCTGGCGCCGGGGCGGCCCATGGACGTACCGCTGTACTGGCAGCAGTGGAAGCTGGACTCGCCCGCGCTGGCGACGGCCGCACGTGTGATCGCCGAGGTCGCGATGGAGGAACTCCACCCGATGCCGGCCGGCCGCCCGGATCCGAGGCCGGCGCCGTCCGCGCCGGGAACGCGACGCTGA
- a CDS encoding helix-turn-helix transcriptional regulator, translating to MGDTEDFGVWLGRQLRRGGLSQAEFAQRLGLTRAAVSAWVTGRARPRPELMPRIAEILRTDLATLLTRDADAGSARPIGWHHRPAPRDGGRDYGNAAGALGAGAGLASLVREVTQNSLDQRLDPHRPVRVRFTVHELTGEHLYAFLAALKWQDLEPHYAAAATPRHRTGRALAEGLRALKEESSLLLLRIDDYNASGLTGPEYGDGPYAALVRRQLDSHRRDDHGGGSHGLGKAALWAATRLGLVLVHSTLSARHEGRTARRVVGRLDLPWREVDGVAYAGPAWLGEPDIDREREGVTRSWWADERTVADLRLDRDGDDPGTSLLLVGAHDPTGAATTLDGMSEALAAALGDHFWAALTSGPTTAPPLEASVRALRNGETVIPERRVAPDDRHPVLAHALRTHLAGHTRPGPAAEGRVAAVEVPLHVPPLRTAGPGATAHTHRAVLLLTRAASGGATDATHHRVVCLRGTRMTITTRRPGHHGPADLHAVLLAGTATGADDATAHAAEAFLRAAEPPGHHRWTTTGELLDAYGAEAPHRLADFHTAVDTALRALLDTPADPGRQDTPGPALLRDLLRLDGPATATARRGPAYPTVDRVHGAVDAAGAWTLDVTLSIPHRAERRWRLLPVARCDVRSGGRPTLPWSELVATENCTVLDGRLIVAPDVRTARFRAVTEAADHPVAAALAAVTVDVRQAREVPA from the coding sequence ATGGGGGACACCGAGGACTTCGGCGTGTGGCTCGGGCGTCAGTTGCGGCGCGGGGGGCTGTCGCAGGCCGAGTTCGCCCAGCGGCTGGGCCTCACTCGGGCCGCGGTGTCCGCCTGGGTCACCGGGCGGGCCCGGCCGCGCCCCGAACTCATGCCGCGCATCGCCGAGATCCTGCGCACCGACCTCGCCACCCTCCTCACCCGGGACGCCGACGCCGGATCCGCCCGACCCATCGGCTGGCACCACCGCCCCGCCCCCCGCGACGGCGGTCGCGACTACGGCAACGCGGCCGGCGCCCTCGGGGCCGGCGCCGGCCTCGCATCCCTCGTCCGCGAGGTCACGCAGAACTCCCTGGACCAGCGCCTCGACCCCCACCGACCGGTCCGCGTCCGCTTCACCGTGCACGAGCTGACCGGTGAACACCTGTACGCGTTCCTCGCCGCGCTGAAGTGGCAGGACCTGGAGCCCCATTACGCGGCGGCCGCCACGCCCCGCCACCGGACCGGCCGCGCCCTGGCCGAAGGGCTGCGCGCGCTGAAGGAGGAGTCCTCCCTCCTCCTCCTGAGGATCGACGACTACAACGCCTCGGGCCTCACCGGCCCCGAATACGGTGACGGCCCCTACGCCGCCCTGGTCCGCCGGCAGCTCGACAGCCACCGGCGCGACGACCACGGCGGTGGCTCCCACGGCCTGGGCAAGGCCGCCCTGTGGGCCGCCACCCGCCTCGGCCTGGTCCTCGTCCACAGCACCCTCTCCGCGCGCCACGAGGGCCGCACCGCCCGCCGCGTCGTCGGCCGCCTCGACCTGCCCTGGCGCGAGGTCGACGGGGTGGCGTACGCGGGACCGGCCTGGCTCGGCGAGCCGGACATCGACCGCGAGCGCGAAGGCGTGACCCGCTCCTGGTGGGCCGACGAGAGGACCGTCGCCGACCTGCGACTCGACCGCGACGGCGACGACCCCGGAACCTCCCTCCTCCTCGTCGGCGCTCACGACCCCACCGGCGCCGCGACCACCCTCGACGGCATGAGCGAGGCCCTCGCCGCAGCCCTCGGCGACCACTTCTGGGCCGCCCTGACCTCCGGCCCCACCACTGCGCCGCCCCTCGAAGCATCCGTCCGCGCCCTGCGCAACGGCGAGACCGTGATCCCCGAACGCCGCGTCGCCCCCGACGACCGCCACCCCGTTCTGGCCCACGCCCTACGGACCCACCTCGCCGGCCACACCCGGCCCGGCCCCGCCGCCGAGGGCCGGGTAGCGGCGGTCGAAGTCCCCCTCCACGTCCCCCCGCTGCGCACCGCCGGGCCCGGAGCCACCGCCCACACCCACCGCGCCGTCCTCCTCCTGACCCGGGCCGCCTCCGGCGGCGCAACGGACGCCACACACCACCGCGTCGTCTGCCTGCGCGGCACCCGCATGACGATCACCACCCGACGCCCCGGCCACCACGGCCCGGCGGATCTCCACGCCGTCCTCCTCGCCGGAACCGCCACGGGCGCGGACGACGCGACCGCGCACGCCGCCGAGGCCTTCCTGCGCGCCGCCGAACCCCCCGGCCACCACCGCTGGACGACGACCGGCGAACTCCTCGACGCCTACGGGGCCGAAGCCCCCCACCGCCTGGCGGACTTCCACACCGCCGTGGACACGGCGCTCCGGGCGCTCCTCGACACCCCCGCGGACCCCGGGCGGCAGGACACCCCCGGCCCCGCACTGCTGCGCGACCTCCTGCGCCTGGACGGCCCCGCCACCGCCACCGCCCGGCGCGGGCCCGCGTACCCGACCGTCGACCGGGTGCACGGAGCCGTGGACGCCGCCGGGGCCTGGACCCTCGACGTGACCCTGTCGATCCCGCACCGCGCCGAGCGGCGCTGGCGGCTCCTGCCGGTCGCACGGTGCGACGTACGCTCCGGCGGGCGTCCCACCCTGCCGTGGTCGGAACTGGTCGCGACGGAGAACTGCACGGTTCTGGACGGCCGGCTGATCGTCGCCCCGGACGTCCGCACCGCCCGCTTCCGAGCGGTCACCGAGGCCGCCGACCATCCGGTCGCCGCCGCCTTGGCGGCCGTGACCGTCGACGTCCGCCAGGCGCGGGAGGTCCCGGCATGA
- a CDS encoding acyl carrier protein has product MTTSTHGSVLDTISALILENFEVSAEEVHADAPLRDLLADSLMLVEMAIMVHEAIGAEVTEDELRTLTLGELAAAVSARRTEA; this is encoded by the coding sequence ATGACCACGTCCACGCACGGGTCCGTTCTCGACACGATCAGCGCCCTGATCCTCGAAAACTTCGAGGTGTCCGCCGAGGAGGTGCACGCGGACGCCCCGCTGCGCGACCTGCTCGCCGACTCCCTGATGCTCGTCGAGATGGCCATCATGGTGCACGAGGCCATCGGCGCCGAGGTCACGGAGGACGAGCTGCGCACCCTCACCCTCGGCGAACTCGCCGCCGCCGTCAGCGCCCGCCGAACGGAGGCCTGA
- a CDS encoding DUF6153 family protein encodes MSNGVGRASRPFGLPRRLLLVLAVLTGLLAMHGLGPGGIPAQASMTAHAETVTGAATASTSTHRTDRPSTDHAPTDHSSTAPCACPHDGPGGGHGGGPGGGHAEHADPTCAASGISGPPVLSVPAVVPGTVDASAAPARGLVPTGATHGRAPPSLSELQLLRV; translated from the coding sequence ATGAGCAACGGGGTGGGTCGAGCGAGTCGCCCCTTCGGGCTGCCCCGACGCCTGTTGCTCGTCCTGGCCGTGCTGACGGGCCTGCTCGCCATGCACGGCCTGGGACCGGGCGGCATCCCCGCCCAGGCTTCGATGACCGCCCACGCCGAGACGGTCACCGGCGCGGCGACCGCGTCGACATCGACGCACCGCACGGATCGGCCCTCGACGGACCACGCCCCGACGGACCACTCCTCCACCGCGCCCTGCGCCTGCCCGCACGACGGGCCCGGCGGCGGTCACGGCGGCGGCCCCGGAGGCGGTCACGCCGAGCACGCGGACCCCACCTGCGCGGCCTCCGGCATCAGCGGCCCTCCGGTGCTGTCCGTGCCGGCGGTCGTGCCCGGCACGGTCGACGCGTCGGCGGCGCCCGCACGGGGCCTCGTACCGACCGGGGCGACCCACGGGCGGGCGCCTCCCTCACTCAGCGAACTGCAACTCCTGCGCGTATAG
- a CDS encoding DUF305 domain-containing protein, whose amino-acid sequence MTDRSTISRSTIRRTSAVALAATAALVLAACGGNSDRAGGDSAHNGHSASADASPSASASAPGGNNAADTAFAQGMIPHHRQAVEMADLAATRAGSAEVKQLAEEIKKAQDPEIKTLSGWLTSWGEQVPAADAAGGGHGGHDGHTMSGMMTAEELDRLSKSTGQAFDTAFLDLMIKHHEGAVAMAKTEESQGRFQPAKDMAGAIVSSQSAEIARMKTLLGKN is encoded by the coding sequence ATGACCGACCGCTCCACGATCAGCCGTTCCACGATCCGCCGTACCTCCGCCGTCGCGCTGGCCGCGACCGCAGCCCTCGTCCTCGCCGCCTGCGGCGGGAACTCCGACCGGGCGGGCGGCGACTCGGCGCACAACGGCCACAGCGCGTCCGCCGATGCCTCCCCGAGTGCGTCCGCGAGCGCGCCGGGCGGGAACAACGCCGCCGACACGGCCTTCGCCCAGGGGATGATCCCCCACCACCGGCAGGCCGTCGAGATGGCCGACCTCGCCGCCACGCGCGCCGGATCCGCCGAGGTGAAGCAGCTCGCGGAGGAGATCAAGAAGGCCCAGGACCCGGAGATCAAGACCCTGTCCGGGTGGCTGACCTCCTGGGGCGAGCAGGTGCCCGCGGCTGACGCCGCCGGCGGCGGGCACGGCGGACACGACGGGCACACCATGTCCGGGATGATGACCGCCGAGGAGCTGGACCGGCTGTCGAAGTCCACCGGCCAGGCCTTCGACACCGCCTTCCTCGACCTGATGATCAAGCACCACGAGGGCGCCGTGGCGATGGCGAAGACCGAAGAGTCCCAGGGCCGCTTCCAGCCCGCCAAGGACATGGCCGGCGCCATCGTCTCCTCCCAGAGCGCCGAGATCGCGCGTATGAAGACGCTCCTCGGCAAGAACTGA
- a CDS encoding DUF6339 family protein yields MNRLPHRLALLPAGLAAAFLTTDVLAGRDEPDPAEVLRASTPIETACDRWNTAPVRELLDEAMHRFRDTPTGADAWLAPRLHATVRMTRREAAGAELWNFLALAVAPDYVRWRHQPYGPTGAVAAARYTGRHPTQTFARLWWAAELFRDGYDYAPAVIACGQQDMINTGLRLDAVRHGPTALAMVRVLKDLIDAGEPGLGRRVNALCGAVNAAGATLLYDVIAPDAAPDHHALARWIEDADGAPPAPWERLPDGPDDCTAPATRRASCEKLAPMFARFLARAPLREPVRPPFGGR; encoded by the coding sequence ATGAACCGACTCCCTCACCGGCTCGCCCTGCTGCCGGCCGGGCTCGCCGCCGCCTTTCTCACCACCGACGTCCTCGCCGGTCGCGACGAGCCCGACCCGGCGGAGGTGCTGCGCGCGAGCACCCCGATCGAGACGGCCTGCGACCGCTGGAACACCGCGCCGGTCCGGGAGCTCCTCGACGAGGCCATGCACCGGTTCCGGGACACGCCCACCGGCGCCGACGCCTGGCTCGCGCCGAGGCTGCACGCGACCGTACGCATGACCCGCCGCGAGGCGGCCGGGGCCGAGCTGTGGAACTTCCTGGCGTTGGCCGTCGCACCCGACTACGTCCGGTGGCGCCACCAGCCGTACGGCCCGACCGGGGCAGTGGCCGCCGCGCGGTACACCGGGCGCCACCCCACCCAGACCTTCGCCCGGCTGTGGTGGGCGGCGGAGCTGTTCCGCGACGGGTACGACTACGCTCCGGCCGTCATCGCCTGCGGTCAGCAGGACATGATCAACACGGGGCTGCGTCTGGACGCGGTGCGGCACGGGCCCACCGCCCTCGCGATGGTGCGCGTACTGAAGGACCTGATCGACGCCGGGGAGCCCGGCCTCGGGCGCCGGGTCAACGCCCTGTGCGGGGCGGTCAACGCGGCCGGCGCGACGCTCCTCTACGACGTGATCGCCCCGGACGCCGCGCCCGACCACCACGCGCTCGCGCGGTGGATCGAGGACGCGGACGGAGCGCCGCCGGCGCCGTGGGAACGCCTGCCCGACGGCCCGGACGACTGTACGGCCCCCGCCACCCGCCGGGCCTCGTGCGAGAAGCTGGCGCCGATGTTCGCGCGCTTCCTGGCGCGGGCCCCGCTGCGCGAGCCGGTCAGGCCTCCGTTCGGCGGGCGCTGA
- a CDS encoding 1-acyl-sn-glycerol-3-phosphate acyltransferase — MSEIFTEMIEVAGGELRYAKRLLVEGGEVAWRRWLDWLIDDYFRLDVLGLENIPTEGAGVVVANHSGAWALDAFVLHRVLVRRLDRRVKVLAAPLVFRMPVAGSYARKTMSVVPIDPLMGLEHLKAGELVGVFPEGMSGLEKPFHERYRLRPFSPGYAVAALRAGAPVIPVAVIGAEESCPRLGEVPAIARMFGLPFFPVTPPFPLPAKWVIAVGEPIPAPERPRAFAERHAVSARFNERVQAAVQELVDREREKRDTLFA, encoded by the coding sequence GTGTCGGAAATTTTCACCGAGATGATCGAGGTGGCCGGCGGTGAACTCCGGTACGCGAAAAGGCTGCTCGTGGAGGGCGGGGAGGTCGCCTGGAGGCGATGGCTGGACTGGCTGATCGACGACTACTTCCGGCTCGACGTCCTGGGGTTGGAGAACATCCCCACCGAGGGAGCCGGTGTGGTGGTGGCCAACCATTCCGGGGCCTGGGCGTTGGACGCGTTCGTCCTGCACCGGGTTCTGGTCCGGCGTCTCGATCGACGGGTGAAGGTGCTGGCCGCGCCCCTGGTGTTCCGGATGCCCGTGGCCGGCTCGTACGCGCGCAAGACGATGAGTGTCGTTCCGATCGATCCCCTGATGGGCTTGGAACACCTGAAGGCGGGGGAATTGGTCGGGGTGTTTCCCGAAGGGATGTCCGGCCTGGAAAAGCCGTTCCACGAACGGTACCGACTCCGGCCGTTCAGTCCGGGATACGCGGTGGCCGCCCTGCGGGCCGGCGCTCCCGTCATTCCGGTGGCGGTGATCGGGGCCGAGGAGTCCTGCCCGAGGCTCGGTGAAGTGCCCGCGATCGCGCGCATGTTCGGGCTGCCGTTCTTCCCCGTCACGCCGCCGTTCCCGCTGCCGGCGAAGTGGGTCATCGCCGTCGGCGAGCCGATTCCCGCTCCCGAGCGGCCCAGGGCATTCGCCGAACGACACGCCGTTTCCGCCCGGTTCAACGAACGGGTTCAGGCGGCGGTCCAGGAACTGGTGGACCGGGAACGGGAGAAGCGGGACACGCTGTTCGCCTGA